A genome region from Gouania willdenowi chromosome 9, fGouWil2.1, whole genome shotgun sequence includes the following:
- the mvk gene encoding mevalonate kinase, protein MSVEELLVSAPGKAILHGEHAVVHGKVALAVSLNLRTYLRLKATTTGKVSINLPNIDTFVCWDLSELQPLTQYFRGKRDEIQRVDGELVRILRKFVGATNENLDSCDMAILAFLYIYFLLFASSELPSLTVSVWSELPTGAGLGSSAAYSVCLAAALLCLSRVIPTPLKECDHTARWCQEDLELINSWAFQGETIVHGNPSGVDNAVGTWGGMLRFLAGKIIPLNRVPLLRILLTNTKVPRSTKVLVARLKDKMNKFPSIMTPVLDSVNAISCQCEKVLSEMTSQPITGEHYNILEELIDINQHHLNVMGVGHPTLDMLCRVTLAKGLHSKLTGAGGGGCAITLLRPETHSMVVQNMVQDLKDCGFDCWETSIGGPGVQQHSPLTVKQEIMEILNQY, encoded by the exons ATGTCTGTGGAGGAGTTATTGGTGTCTGCACCTGGGAAGGCGATACTACACGGAGAGCATGCAGTGGTTCATGGAAAG GTGGCTCTTGCTGTGAGTCTAAACCTCAGAACGTATTTGCGACTCAAGGCCACCACGACGGGCAAAGTTTCCATCAACCTTCCCAATATCGATACTTTTGTCTGCTGGGACCTTTCTGAACTCCAGCCTCTGACTCAATATTTCCGTG GGAAGCGGGATGAGATTCAACGCGTCGATGGGGAACTTGTGCGGATTCTACGGAAATTTGTTGGCGCAACAAATGAAAACTTAGATTCCTGCGACATGGCCATTTTAGCctttctatatatttatttcttacTGTTCGCATCAAG TGAGCTGCCCAGTCTGACGGTGAGCGTGTGGTCCGAGCTGCCCACCGGAGCGGGCCTGGGCTCCAGCGCCGCCTACTCCGTGTGCTTAGCTGCAGCTCTGCTGTGTTTGAGCCGAGTCATTCCCACTCCTCTGAAGGAGTGCGATCACACAGCCAG GTGGTGTCAGGAGGACTTGGAGCTGATTAACAGCTGGGCCTTCCAAGGGGAGACCATTGTCCACGGTAACCCTTCAGGGGTTGACAACGCTGTGGGAACATGGG GTGGCATGCTAAGATTCTTGGCTGGAAAGATAATACCACTGAACAG AGTGCCATTATTAAGAATCCTCCTCACTAACACTAAAGTACCACGTAGCACCAAGGTTCTCGTTGCTCGACTGAAGGACAAAATGAACAAG TTTCCCTCCATTATGACCCCAGTGCTGGACTCAGTCAATGCCATCTCCTGCCAGTGTGAAAAAGTCCTCTCAGAGATGACcagtcagccaatcacaggagAGCACTACAACATACTagag GAGCTGATTGACATCAATCAACACCACCTGAATGTGATGGGTGTGGGACACCCCACCCTGGACATGCTGTGCCGAGTCACATTAGCCAAAGGTCTTCACAGCAAGCTGACGGGTGCAGGGGGAGGAGGCTGTGCCATCACACTTCTTAGACCTG AAACTCACTCGATGGTCGTCCAGAACATGGTGCAGGACTTAAAAGACTGTGGCTTTGACTGCTGGGAAACGAGCATTGGCGGCCCAGGCGTTCAGCAGCACTCTCCACTTACAGTCAAACAGGAAATAATGGAGATTTTAAACCAGTACTGA